A region from the Lycium barbarum isolate Lr01 chromosome 8, ASM1917538v2, whole genome shotgun sequence genome encodes:
- the LOC132606521 gene encoding cleavage stimulation factor subunit 77 isoform X2, whose translation MTSVRKIYQRAIVTPTHHVEQLWRDYENFENSISRALAKGLVSEYQPKYNSARAVYRERKKYIDEIDWNMLAIPPSGSSKEEMQWMAWKKLLAFEKANPQRIDSASANKRIVFTYEQCLMYLYHYPDIWYEYATWHAKAGSVDSAIKVFQRALKALPDSEMLRYAYAELEESRGAIQAAKKVYESLLGDGSNASALSHIQFIRFLRRSEGVEASRKYFVDARKSPNCTYHVYVAYAMMAFCLDKDAKLAHNVFEAGLKRFMHEPGYILEYADFLYRLNDDRNIRALFERALSSLPPEESVEVWKKFTQFEQTYGDLASMLKVEQRRKEALSRTGDDGTSELESSLQDVVSRYSFMDLWPCSSNDLDHLARQEWLARNINKKTDKPALGIEAGSADKTSSGVSSNTNPPVKVVYPDTSKMTVYDPRQMPGPAALAVPSPAGALPHSGPFSSSGPPNSLNDILKSLPPAFAAFVANLPAVEGPSPDADFVISVCLQSNIPLATGKSGTASLPLQSGPAQSTSDLSDSSKFRSRDRQPGKRKDMNRQEDDESTTIQSQPLPRDVFKIRQLQKTRAGNSSRVTSSYTGSASYGSALSGDLSGSTG comes from the exons ATGACTTCTGTGAGGAAAATCTACCAAAGAGCTATTGTCACCCCAACACATCATGTGGAACAGCTTTGGAGGGACTATGAGAATTTTGAAAATTCAATTAGTCGGGCCTTG GCAAAAGGGCTGGTGTCTGAGTATCAACCAAAATATAACAGTGCGAGGGCTGTATATAGAGAAAGGAAGAAGTAcattgatgaaattgattggaATATGCTAGCAATTCCACCTTCCGGCTCTTCTAAG GAGGAAATGCAATGGATGGCGTGGAAAAAACTTCTAGCCTTTGAGAA AGCAAACCCACAACGGATAGATAGTGCTTCTGCTAATAAAAGAATCGTGTTCACATATGAGCAG TGCCTCATGTACTTGTATCATTATCCTGACATATGGTATGAATATGCCACATGGCATGCAAAAGCTGGTTCAGTAGACTCTGCTATCAAGGTTTTCCAGCGAGCTCTGAAAGCACTTCCTG ATTCCGAAATGCTGAGATATGCTTACGCTGAACTTGAAGAATCACGTGGAGCCATTCAG GCTGCTAAAAAAGTATATGAAAGTCTTTTGGGGGATGGATCCAATGCCTCAGCGCTGTCACATATCCAG TTTATAAGGTTTTTAAGAAGAAGTGAAGGAGTTGAAGCATCTCGCAAATACTTTGTTGATGCACGCAAATCCCCAAATTGCACTTACCATGTTTATGTAGCTTATGCAATGATGGCCTTTTGTCTTGACAAGGATGCTAAG CTGGCGCACAATGTTTTTGAAGCAGGGTTAAAACGCTTTATGCATGAGCCTGGATACATCCTTGA ATATGCAGATTTCCTTTATCGTTTGAATGACGATAGAAACATCAGGGCACTATTTGAACGTGCATTGAGCTCACTGCCGCCAGAGGAATCTGTTGAG GTTTGGAAAAAGTTCACTCAATTTGAGCAAACGTATGGAGACCTTGCTAGCATGTTGAAG GTTGAGCAGAGAAGGAAAGAAGCTCTTTCCAGAACAGGTGATGATGGAACATCAGAGTTAGAGAGTTCATTGCAAGATGTTGTATCACGCTACAGTTTCATGGATCTTTGGCCTTGCTCTTCAAACGACTTGGATCATTTAGCACGCCAAGAG TGGCTCGCGAGGAACATCAATAAAAAAACTGACAAACCTGCTCTTGGTATTGAGGCAGGTTCTGCAG ATAAGACTTCTTCTGGTGTTTCATCCAACACAAATCCGCCTGTCAAGGTAGTGTATCCAGATACTTCAAAAATGACGGTTTATGACCCGAGGCAAATGCCAG GTCCTGCTGCGCTTGCAGTTCCATCTCCTGCAGGCGCCTTGCCCCATTCTGGTCCATTTAGCAGCAGTGGACCTCCAAATTCTCTTAATGATATTTTGAAATCATTGCCCCCTGCATTTGCAGCGTTCGTTGCAAATTTGCCAGCCGTTGAAG GTCCTTCTCCTGATGCTGATTTTGTGATATCTGTATGTTTGCAAAGCAACATTCCTTTAGCAACTGGAAAATCCGGAACCGCCTCTCTGCCATTGCAGTCGGGTCCTGCTCAATCTACAAGTGACCTCTCTGATTCAAGCAAATTCAGGTCGAGAGACAGACAGCCTGGAAAGAGGAAAGACATGAACA gGCAAGAGGATGATGAATCAACGACTATACAAAGCCAGCCTCTTCCTAGAGATGTTTTCAAGATTCGCCAATTACAAAAAACCCGTGCCGGTAATTCGTCTCGAGTTACTAGTTCATACACTGGATCAGCATCATATGGAAGTGCTCTTTCCGGAGACCTCTCGGGCAGCACTGGTTGA